In the genome of Urocitellus parryii isolate mUroPar1 chromosome 7, mUroPar1.hap1, whole genome shotgun sequence, the window AGGCATTACCATTATCTTCCTCTCCTTATCAGCCCTTTCACCATCTGACCCCAAGCAGTTATGTTGTCCATAAGCCATACTGCACATAACTTGACATTTCAGGGCACAGGCACCACTAACTATTGGTCATAACCCACGCTTGAGTTTGGAATCTATTGGGAGCCCCACAAGCTTTTCCTTGTTCATGGTTAAGGGTGGGCACTGCTATGGAGGTCCTCCCAGGAATTGAAAGTGCAAGCCAACCGTAAAGATTTTGTTTACAGGTGGGTGAGGAGTCAGCCCTGCCACATAACTAGGGATGGGTTACCTATGATATGCACTACCCTTGAGCACCCTAGAGGGTCTTTTCCCCTCCCATCAATTCCAAGTGGCACAGAGCTCTGTCCCAGTTGGCATGTTGTCCCAGGAGCTGGGTACAGCTTGTGCCTATGGCTAGGGaaagagtgggggtgggggtactcTGGGGAGCAGTGTGGCTGGCTGTTGCCTAGGAGATCAGGTCCTGAGCCAGAAGGCCAGAGGCCTGGCCAGGCAAAGCCCTAGGGCTCAAAACTGGTTCCCTgaagaaggagaggaaatggATGGGGATTTGCAATTGTTTAGGCAGGGTGCTGGAGTAACCCCCCTCCCTGAAAGGCTGACTTCTGGCAAAGATATAAGAAGGAAAGTCTGTCTGTCTTGTCATTGTATATCTGTCATTTGTAGCTCCTGCCCAGACTTATGTGGGTTTGGGAGAATCTGCCCTGAGAGGTTGTGCAAAGGCAGGAATGCAAGTTCCCAGTTCCCCAGACTGCAGCCCCTCCCCCATGTTCCCGCGCCACCTTGTGACTGTCCCTGGGACGGCAATTATGAGTCTGGTAATTGCTGAAGCCAGTCAGTCACTCCACTGGGGCCTAGGTGGCCGAGTTCCTCTGCACTTACTCCTCTGGAAGGCGGGAGGAAGGTCTGACCCTCCAGCCCTGTAGGAACCAGACAAGGGTAATCCCCAGGGGGCGTGGAGCACTGGGCTGTCTGTGACTGTGACCCTGGCCAAGGTCACTGTGTCAGTGTGTTGGGAGCTGCATCCGGCTCCAGGAGGAGGGGCCGTGCAACGTGCCACATGCAGGGTGGGTGTGGAAGGTTATACAATCCTTGCATGCGTGTAGAGGGCTTATGTAACCTGCATGCACTGAGGTTATGTAACATGTATGTGGAGAACCCAGCCACATATATGTGAAATGACTGAGTTGCTAATAATACCTTGCATGAAGGGGCTCAGGGTCCTTGTCCTGACTCTGACTTCATTGCACAGTGTCATCAGGCACAAGTGTCACCGTTTGCTGCTGTGTTAAATGGAGGCTAGGAACAGGGTGACTCTAGTATTTTCAATCATTATGGATTATTTAGCATGTGTGCATGACCTGGAAATCAAACAGTGCATTCACACTGGGAGAGGGGTAGTAATATTAGGTGGCTGTCCAGAGGCATATCCTAGAAGTCACATAACACACTTGAGAATGCCCTGAAAGTTGCACTGATATGTAGACCCTTATTTCCATCCTTGGGTTTATACTGAAGGTTGTATTGTTATTCATATGCACAGGTGTCCTGTTGCATGTATGTGTTCAAAATGATATGTAGCTTTAAGAATATTCTGATGATTCTTTTTGCATATTTATCATCTGCTGAAGGCTTAAATATGTGGATATCCTGTGTATTATGAGCGTTTAAAAtctttagtgtgtgtgtggggggtatatgtgtgtgtgtgtatgtatatatatatatatatatatatatatatatatacacacacacatatatacacatagagagagagagagtgagtgtgtgtgtgttggggtccTAAAACATGCTTTTGCCCTAGTCAAGCCCCTTATCTTTCCCCTGCAGCTACCAGATAGCTGGATCCTTCTCTAAGTTTTGTCAGCTGATGTTGGGGGTGGGTAGGATGAGGACCTAAGATGGAGGAGTTGGGCCTGGAAGATCGAATGAGGCTCTTGGATAAGAAAGGGCTATCCAAAGACTGCTCTGTGATTCTACTCACTTTGCCCCCATCCAGTGCCAGGTCACCAGATGGAAAGCGAAAAAGAAAGAACGGCCAATGTTCCCTGAAAACCAGCATGTCAGGTGAGCCTGGCTGCATGTACCCCTTCTCTGTACTCCTACCCCATCAGACCATATGGGGCCCTCTCTGGGCCTAGGTTCCCTTCTAACACCTTCTATGTCCCCTGGGAGAGCCTCCTACAGGGCTTGGGATGGATTTACCTGGGGGTGAGAGTGGTGATATGGGACATGCTCCAGCCCTTGAGGAGGGATTAGGACAAGGAgggcctcttcctttctcccatgATCTCCTCACATTACACCCCCCACCAGAATCGGAGCTTGAGATGGAGGATGGAAGGTCTGTATTCTCCTGAAATGAGCTGCTCCtgtttgtgtttctctctctgccaTCCTCTGTGCCTTAGATATAGCAAAATGTACCCATGatgtgcacacctgtagtcccagctacttgggaggctgaggcaggaggatcacttgagcccagatcagcctgggcaatgtagtgagacctcatctaaaaaaaaaaacaaaaaaaaaggaaagaaagaaaaaaaatgaaggggggGAACCTTAAATGGGCAGTTAAAAGAACTGACATCTGGTATATTTGTAGAAAAAGGGATGGACAAAATTAGCTCCCATGTTATCTCCAGGATTCTACCTTTCTACTTGGAGACAGAGATCCCTTCAGCAAGGCCGGGCTAGGAGATGGGCCAGAAAagaaaagttggggctggggaaaAGTATAGGAACCTCTCTGCTGGGCTCCTCGCCATGCCTGCTGCCTccatcctttcctccctcccagggTATATCCCTAGTTACCTGGACAAAGACGAGCAGTGTGTCGTGTGTGGGGACAAGGCAACCGGTTATCATTACCGCTGTATCACTTGTGAGGGCTGCAAGGTATGGACCAGCcatctcctgcccctcccccaccacctgaGCCCCCTTCTCATTCCCTTTGAGTCCCTCAGCACCTGGCATGACAGACAAAAGCTCTGTAAACATCTAACCTAAAGCCCACCTGTGATatcatcatttttcttctcttaaacattcatttattcactcattcataaTCCCTGTTCTACCACTCACAGGTTAATGGCCTaaccttcctgagcctcagtttcttcatctattccATGGAGATAATCATACTACCTGTTTCATAGAGATGTTGGTAGAATTAGATGATTCACATGAAGTGTGTAAAACAGTGCTTCTTCTTATCCATAAGAAGCCCTGGATAAATGTCAGCTGTTACCCATCCATGCAGTTATTAGGAGTGAGGAGTGCAGACTATGCCCTGCCCACAGCCTACAAGAGAGGAGCAGATCTGAAACAGACATTGGTGTTTTTCAAAATGTGGTTCATGGACCACCTGGAGTACTAGCTAAAATGCAGGTTCCAAGGCCACATTGCCACCCCTTCTTGGTCAGAACCTTTTTGTGCTGGAGCTCAGGGATTCTGACTATAAACAGGCTTCCCAGGTGCTTCCAATGCACCTGAAAGGGTGAGAACAAGTGCTGGGGGGTATCGTGGGTGCACACAGGAGATGAGAACAGCAAGTTCTCCCTAGGCAGAGGGGCAAGGTCATAGGCTTGGGGAGGCTTAATTAGATTTCACTTTGGTTGTTTCAACCAGCATGGCTTTTCCAGGATCACCACCTTCTGCAAATGTCAGACTTTCCAAGAAACAGATCAATTAAAAATCTGTGAAAacttgggctagggatatagctcaattggtagagtgcttgccttgcatgcacaggccctgggttcaatctccagcaccacacacacacacacaaaaaaaaaatgtgaaaacttaAAAGCTACTCACTTTCTTAGTGTCAACCAAATCTGGTGGTCCAGGGATTTAAGTTCCAAAGCAGTGCTCGTAGTGTAGCATAGAGCAAGACATCTGGGTCCCAGGGAACATTCCCCCAAAGACAGAAATGTCTTGGCTCCTTTCCTAGAGAGTTTGATTTTGTAGGTGTGGAATGAGAACCAGGAATCTTGTGTTTTTTGTCATTGCACTAGATGATTTTAATGTACCCCAGAATCTAGGATCTCAGACCTTGATGTCCTCTATCCTTTACCTGGGGCTGAGTTCTGGCTCTGCTCTCTAGTTAGCCATATCACTTTGGGCAAATTGCTCAatctctccaagcctcagtttcctagtGTGCAAAATGGAAACAATGACAGTTTCTACCTTGTAGGATTGTCATCAGGGTTAAATGTAATAATGCAGAAAAAAAGGTATATCTTTACATAGTAAGCATTCAGTTCAAGTCCTAGCTATTTTTATTGCCACCGCCTTGATTCTTGAGATTTTTCCTTTAAAGCAAAGACTAATCCtgatacatgtaattttttttttcccaagctgATAGAGTTCATACCCAGTGTTTTTTCATGACTTTCACTTTTCCTATTTCATGAGTTCCACCTGCATGGGCAACAAGCAACATACTGTATATGAGAATGAGTCAATGTCGGGTTAACAAGATGGAAAATAAGATATCAATTGGACTTCCAAAGCTGCTATTCCTTCAGGTTTCACAGCTTCTCACACCATCCCAGACCCAGTGCTCACCAATGCAGCCGTCATTCTTACCTCTGCCATTCCCAGATACTCCCCACTTCTCTGCAGCCTGGGGGCTGTATTTCTCAGGTCATTGTGCCTGCGGTGTCAGGAGGATGCCAGGTTCCTTCACTGATCTTAACTCTCTCACCAACCCCCAGTGAGCTGTGTGGTTGGCCCAGGAAGGGGAAGTCATGATTAGAACCTGCTTAATCTCCCCCTATCCCAGGGCTTCTTTCGCCGCACAATCCAGAAGAACCTTCATCCCACCTATTCCTGCAAATATGACAGCTGCTGTGTCATCGACAAGATCACCCGCAATCAGTGCCAGTTGTGCCGCTTCAAGAAGTGCATTGCCGTGGGCATGGCTATGGACTGTAAGGGGCACGGGCCGGGGGAGTTGAGCCACTCAGCTGGGCTAGGGGTGATTCAGGGATGGCATCTCCCTTCCATTGTACCCTTGGGGCAGAGTCACAGTTCAACCCAGGTCAGGTTGGTGGTGGACTGTTCAGAGTCTTGGTCCCTGATACCCTTATCAtaaggggaaagggaacaggatTCTCTATGGGTCTTACACATGGGCCCCAGTGCCCACCTGCCTTTCACTACTTATGGGACTTAGAGAGGGCATTGTTGGGTAAAATGAACTCCTGAGAACTCTCCTAGCACTGTGATCCTGACCCCCAGGAAAAACCTCCTTTCTGGGTAAGGGGATATTTTTATTGGCTGGGGACTGGGAGGCAGGATCATCTAGAAACTGTTATCACCATAACCTATTGGGCCATAACATAATACTACCCTGGATCTTTCCAAATTGGTGTTGACATTGTCCCCCTTATTGTGCCACCCAACTCCTAGGTGATTTGGGtggttacttaacctctctgacccTTGGTTTTGCCCAACCTCTGCACTAGAAGAATAGCTTCTGAGAGGACTGTGGATAGGGGAGGGAGAGTGCCCTGCAAGGAGTCTCTTGTCTCTGTTAACAGTGGTTCTAGATGACTCGAAGCGAGTGGCCAAGCGCAAGCTGATTGAGCAGAATCGGGAGCGGCGACGAAAAGAAGAGATGATCCGATCTCTGCAGCAGCGACCAGAGCCCACTCCCGAAGAGTGGGATCTGATCCATGTTGCCACAGAAGCCCATCGCAGCACCAATGCCCAGGGCAGCCATTGGAAGCAGAGGCGGAAATTCCTGGTAAGGGGCACCAGGAGAGCAGCAACCGGTTGGCAGGAGAGGAGAGTGGGCTCTGAGGCTTGCCTCCTATGGAAAGCCTCCTCAGTGTAATCTAGCCCAGAGCTGATACTCTCCACACCTTGGTGGTCCTGATTTTGCACATCATATGCAAAATCACTGCTCTCTGGTCCTACCTATTTCCTAAGATGGGGTGCTCTATGAGGACAGGGCTTGTTTTACTCATCAAATTTTTAGTGCAGAGGTGACCTCTTCTCGCTCTAGGTGTTGTGTTAGGCCCTGGCAAAACTGAGTGACAGtggatgattattttttttttcagaagatggACAAGTGTCTTTATGTGGAGGGGGGAGACCAAAAACTGGATCCTGGTTCCTGATAAGAGTGTGCAATGGGGTGGAACAGTGCACTATTAAAAGCATGtgctcagccaggcacagtggcccatgcctgtaattccaggggctcaggaggctgagacagggggattgcaagttcaaagccagcctcagcaatggcgaggcacttagcaactccatgagaccctgtctctaaataaaatacaaaaaagggctgggggatgtgactcagtggttgagtgcccctgagttcaatccccaatatcctccctacccacaaaaaaaaaaaaaaaattgtgctctaataCCAAGCAGATGTTTATCAAGATGTAGTCATATGACTTTGGCCCTAATACTTAACTAcactaggcctcagtttcctgctCTGTGAAATGGTGATAATTTTATCTTCCTCAGAGTTGTGgcgaggattaaataagatatgtAGAACATGTAGTCTAACGCTTGGTCAGTCATTACAACTGGGATTATTATTACATTACTGCTGCTACCATTCTTACCATTGTTATTATTGGCAGACTTGGAGTGCTCTCTAGGGTTTATCCTCTGCCTCAAAACCTGGGAGATGGGACACAGCTAGTCCTATCTGGCCCCTCTTCCCCAGGCTGCCTTGGAGCTCCCCCTGGTGGGCAGGGAGCCTCAGTGAGAGGTTGAAAGGGGTCTGCAGCCTCAGATGACCCCTATCTCTTCCTCTAGCCGGATGACATTGGCCAGTCACCCATCGTCTCCATGCCTGATGGAGACAAGGTAGACCTAGAGGCCTTCAGCGAGTTTACCAAGATCATCACCCCGGCCATCACCCGTGTGGTGGACTTTGCCAAAAAACTGCCCATGTTCTCCGAGGTGAGTGGCAGATGGGAAGAGAGACATGGTGCCAGGTTGGAGGGCACCATGCTCCCCAGGGCACTGCATGCTCCTCTGAGGTTCTCTGGACAGGGAGTCCTATAACTAACATACAACCATCTAACTCCTTGTgtctacctccccagcccttctccccTCAAGTCTTCGTGGCCACCCACCTCCAAGCAGCCTAAGCGTTCTCCTCATTGTGGGCAGGAAACAGGCTGCTCTCCTAGCTGCTGGACTTTGGCCAAGTTAACTAAATCTCCtgtacctcagttttcttatctgtggtGGGCTGGGGTGAATAACAGGACCTCCCTCAGAGGCCTAACTGTGAAGTTTAAGTAAAAATAGGATAGACATGGTTCCACATCAGGTCAACTGTGGGAGAGACTGGAGCATGGGGAGGGCCGTGCTGAGTGGTCCTGTGACCCTGCCGCCCCACAGCTGCCTTGTGAAGACCAGATCATCCTCCTGAAGGGGTGCTGCATGGAGATCATGTCCCTGCGGGCTGCTGTCCGCTATGACCCCGAGAGCGACACCCTGACGCTGAGCGGGGAGATGGCCGTCAAGCGGGAGCAGCTCAAGAATGGCGGCCTGGGAGTGGTCTCCGACGCCATCTTTGAACTGGGCAAGTCACTCTCTGCCTTTAACCTGGATGACACGGAAGTGGCTCTGCTGCAGGCTGTGCTGCTAATGTCAACAGGTACCTGCTGGTGGGCTGGGAGGGCCCAGGAATTGACAGGGACCCCAGAGCTCGGCTGAACCCTGGGCTTGTTGGCTCTCCTTTTTTCTTAATCTTAAAAACTCTGTACCcaaatctctctctctgaccCATTCCCTCTTCTGCAGGCTACCTGTCTATCACCCAGGCTgccctctgtcttttcttttctttttttttttttttagttgtagatggacatatatctttatttttacttatgtttgtgtggtgctgaggattgaacctagtgcctcacacttgtgagacaagcattctaccactgagctacaacccaagccctgcGCTCTGTCTCTTCTTCTCTGTTCTGTCACCCACCCCATCTTTGGTCCCCAGGCCTATCACTTGTTCCCCAGTCCCTGTTCTGTTCCTTATCATGCCTTTGCCctgttctttctctctgccccCCATCCTCTGTCTCTAATATATTCCTTTGTTCCTTACCTTCCACACTCTCTTCCCATCCACCTTCTGTCCACCATTCCTTCTATCTCTAAGTCCTACCTCTTATCCCCCAAACCCTTTTCTTCCCTCACTACCACCCCACCGCTCTGCCCACCAACGCTTTTCTGTCCCCTGGTCTTCCCCTCTCTCCAAACTTTCCTCTTGTCCCAGGCCCCCctccccattcccctgtcttccTTATGTATTGCTCCATGCCTCCTGCCTGGCGGCTGGTCCTCACATCTCCTTCAGTGCAGTTTTCTTCTCTGGCTCTCTCCTAACCCCTCTGCTCATATCCTCCCCCATGTTTCACCTATGTCTCTCTCAGACCCTCACCACACACCTGTCATGCCCTTTCTTCTTTGCAGACCGCTCGGGCCTGCTGTGTGTGGACAAGATCGAGAAGAGTCAGGAGGCATACCTGCTGGCGTTCGAGCACTACGTCAACCACCGCAAACACAACATTCCGCACTTCTGGCCCAAGCTGCTGATGAAGGTGACTGACCTCCGCATGATCGGGGCCTGCCACGCCAGCCGCTTCCTCCACATGAAAGTCGAGTGCCCCACCGAACTCTTTCCCCCACTCTTCCTCGAGGTCTTTGAGGATCAGGAAGTCTAAAGCCTCAGGCGGCCAGAGGGTGTGCGGAGCTGGTGGGGAGGAGCCTGGAGagaaggggcagagctgggggctGAGGGAGATCCCCCCCCAcacctcttctctccttcctctcatcCTTGGATAGATGCAGCTCCCACACACCCCTGCACTGCCCAGGTCCCCCTCAGAACCTCCAGCCCTGAGACAGGGCAAACAAATGAACTTGCTATGAAAGGACAGTATGGGAGGCTGGGACCGTGTCCTGCAGTTCCCAGGGGCCCCGTCCCCTAAGAAAGTAGGGGAAGAGAACTAAGAGGGACAAGCCATCTTGACTGTAGGGATAAGAGGAATGTGGGATGGGGGAAGATGCCCTCACTCACACCCTACACAGACAAGAGATTCCCCCACCCAGTTCCTTGGCCTAGGTTTCCCCTCCAGGCTAAGGGCCTCTACTTTCCCAGATGCCTGGGTGCAAAAAAAACGGCTTGGCTTGGATCCTCCCCTGGAGGTTAAAAAATGATAGTCATCCTAACTGCACTTTGGAAACCAAGCAAGGGGAAaagttaaatgaagaaaaactagacagagagaaaaagacaaaaaaagagagagagagcgatagagagagagagagagagatattaagtTATTAACTAAGGCTGGCCAGAGGGGAAGGATCCCCCCCTTTCTCATCCCCATGCACTTTGAGAGCTGCCCTTCCTCCCCCCAGATCAGAGAGAACCCCCCCCCAATTCCCCAGAGTAGGGCTGCCTATCAGAGCTGTGAGTTGACACAACAGGGTCCTGGCCTCCCCCTTGCCTTGCCCCTCCCTCTGTGCCCCTTTGGCACCCCCACCCCAGTactttctctgctctctgccacTCGTGCCCGCTGAGTTCCATCTACCTCTCACGCTGGATGCCAGCTGGCCCCTCACCAGCCTGCCCTACTGCCCACACAGCTCCCCTTTCAAGTGCCCAGCCCCAGGGGCCTCTCCCTATCCCCACTCCTTCTGCACCTTGCCACCCACACAGGAAAAAACTGTGGCCCAGGCCCCTTCCCTCCTCATATCCTGCAGTATTAGCTAAATCCAGATGCTgcgtggggggtgggggggttgtgTGTGAGCGTCTCCCAGGCCTCCACCCCTGTAGGACTCTTTCCCTGTTTCCCTGTCTTCTGGGCTCTCTCTCTGAtctctgccctccttccccacccccactcaaTGCACTGGGGCAGGCGAGCAGGCATATAATGGGGTTGTTTCCATTGATGGCACTTGGTTGGGGCCCCAGGGGAGGAGGCAATTGGTGCTCCTCCTATTTTCTTTGAAGCTCTTCAGGCTGGCCACCCCTTTGCCCCTGGGACCCCTTTCCCCTCTTCTTTTCTCTATTCAGGGACTTTGGCTTGAGCCATCTCCCACCCTCCTGGTGAGGAGTGCTCTGTTGGTCTGCACTTGGGTGAGctgccctcctcttcctcctgcctttgGCAATGCCCACTCctcaggggagagaggggggaggaggtGGCCCTCCCACAGGTGGGAAGGAAGAGATGAGGGAGACCAGAGCAGACcagagagccctgggttcaaggcTGCATGTCGGcagggatggatgggtggacatAGATGCCCCCGGAAGCCATGGGGAatagggcagggggcaggggaggggtgcCAGGGCTTCCTGCGCTTTGCACTATTGGGGCACAAATGTCTTAAGTAGTGGGGAACCTGCCACCCCACTCTGACCCTCAGCCTGCCACagccccctacacacacacacacacacacacacacacacacacacaaaggcagtGCTCCACTGTCTGCCAGGGCAGTGTCCTTCCCCACTCTTCAGGTGTTTCCTCCAGGTAGACTGCCTGGAAGAGCACATTGTCACCTGTCTGAACGCCTGCCCCAATCCTCTGGGCCCCCATGCTGCCCATGCTGTCTTTGtctctatcctctctctctctctctctctcctggggtACTGATTCCTGGATTCCTCCAGTCCCATGGGGAAGCCCTCTCATACCTTCCTCCCACACCTGGGGGCCTAGTAGAGTTCCTGACCTGTCTGCTGtctccccacttcctccagccccacccctgtCTTTCTATCCCCTTTCTCAACCATGGACATGGTGGCCTCTTACATGCACATGGGAATCCCCCCACCCTTCTCAATCATGTGAGCTGTGATCCCCCACCCGCtggcccttccccttcccctcagtGATGtggagtgtatgtgtgtgtgaatgtgtgagtgAGTACACGTGATgggggaggagccagggagaCTCAGGAGTGCCACGCACCTGCTCTAGAGAGGCAGCTGTCCCAGTCCCTGCTGAGGAAGTGGGGGACAGGGCCCTCTCCTGGGGGCCATTGGTGCTAATGAGGGGGAATGGCCTTGACGTGGGTGCTTAGCATGCCTCCTCCAGTGTTGGCCCGGGGCACTAGGGCAGGCTGGGTGGGGCAGCAGGTGCAGTATTGGTGGGAGGATGGGTTGCTGGGAATAGGTTGAGGGGGCCAGGCCAGGACAAGGGGGTGCCAGAGCCATGACcactaccccacccccaccacccgcCTCTCCATCTCAGtattcccctcccatcacttatAACACACATACCTCAtccagcctcctccctgctcagacttggggagggtgggggaggaggagcccCTACCCCTATCCCCAGTGGCAGGTCTGCAGGGCTGGGAGAGGGCAGGGCGTGTGACATAGACACCGTCCAAAAGGGGACAGTACTTCCTGCCCTGGGAACtcctgggtggggggagggggacacTGCCCAGAGGCGCTACTGAATGTATGAGAAGCtggtgctggggtggggggaggggggttatGGCCAGAAACAGGGAAGGAGGTAGGTCCCTTTCCCAGGGAGGGGTGGGACCGGTAGGGGTGACTTGAGGGGCTCCTACTCCTGCCCCACGTTGACAATCAGTATGTCTGTTATGTGCGATTTTTCACCCCGTTGTGTTTTGGGTCaggattttaaagaaagatatttttatggTAATTGTTGCTCGtctattttactatatatttatgtaataaatatatgATGAAAATAACCCCCTTGGGCACCCCCCCTTAGACTTGTGTGCTGTTTCCCTATATCCTCCCATCTGCTGGCAGAGTACCCACCCCACAAACTGACCAGATGGAGAGGTGTCCCCCCCCCAAGCCTTGGCAATagtcccaccccagcccccaaacgaGCACACACCACAGAAGCCAGCTCAGCTGTGAACTATTGGATTTGAGACAGGAACAGAACAAATGGGGGGCCAGAGAAGGGTGGGAAAGTGAGAGTGGTTTAAATAGGGGAGGATGGGAAGCATGGTGATGGGGGAGGGAGCAGGTATTTACAAGAAGGCTCAGGGGGCCAGAGGCTCATCttggaatattttataa includes:
- the Thra gene encoding thyroid hormone receptor alpha, whose protein sequence is MEQKPSKVECGSDPEENSARSPDGKRKRKNGQCSLKTSMSGYIPSYLDKDEQCVVCGDKATGYHYRCITCEGCKGFFRRTIQKNLHPTYSCKYDSCCVIDKITRNQCQLCRFKKCIAVGMAMDLVLDDSKRVAKRKLIEQNRERRRKEEMIRSLQQRPEPTPEEWDLIHVATEAHRSTNAQGSHWKQRRKFLPDDIGQSPIVSMPDGDKVDLEAFSEFTKIITPAITRVVDFAKKLPMFSELPCEDQIILLKGCCMEIMSLRAAVRYDPESDTLTLSGEMAVKREQLKNGGLGVVSDAIFELGKSLSAFNLDDTEVALLQAVLLMSTDRSGLLCVDKIEKSQEAYLLAFEHYVNHRKHNIPHFWPKLLMKVTDLRMIGACHASRFLHMKVECPTELFPPLFLEVFEDQEV